In a genomic window of Styela clava chromosome 7, kaStyClav1.hap1.2, whole genome shotgun sequence:
- the LOC120329001 gene encoding pseudouridylate synthase PUS7L-like translates to MNIFLGSIPGFNATIKAKFNHFLVDEISNFEETDGRLSSDQTSVIIDQSSILKRRAEQTSSIPSKRSKTETNVPTSINFECDIGWCKTFLQEKLSKSVFSNLQNFAKVALDNCRNKNIDPLKIGTFSVKLDRLLLHCSISYLFPQLKTITTPRSDIITADINGDFQQFQNLIGVEQTESLMRFVLVERLEKYKNSVTIEGEYSKEIRRQIHHLIGSSFGKFVETKTWTGNDGKSRIVVRIKQRKKKENTKESDDITAFTLWKKNTETHSAMQQLSMHLQLRPHMFKYAGIKDKRAITTQCCTVSGIGSERFQKECESLPSHLRVSNIRPVSRAICLGELAGNHFTIRLSNVHRLKQCETKTSVRKVVESALEEVKTTGFINYFGPQRFGRKISSSDTQIEKRYSPNEEAPIIGLAMLRGDFKRAIDVLLSPVENVTSPRVNDAEEAKAYFQSTADIAGALERMPRHKIREISILRTLRRYGTTDNHAYVKALMGLTHSARLFYVHSFCSWIWNKIAALRIQRYGRKVVTGDLALKKDSDILGTNSEANKKKVFVVTDEDILLRRVELGDVVLTVPGNRVMYAPNMKDEYMKYFQFYEPTGDIHNDSSTESQKFRIPELKLNAPGTYRKLLEFPLNLSHRFLGFHKSPITERLSDTLKTQSENLDTIECEVTGVSAEEVDGLSSGAPPLACGKEHSNMNREKLTISTLSNNTDLKYNSGSSDLPQCQVKVNGAAKNLPVCDVEIEFDLPPSCYATTFINELTKGNMNC, encoded by the exons ATGAACATATTTTTGGGATCGATTCCTGGATTTAATGCTACAATAAAGGCCAAGTTTAATCACTTCCTAGTAGATGAAATATCCAACTTCGAAGAAACAGATGGAAGGCTTTCTTCAGACCAAACATCTGTAATTATTGATCAAAgttcaattttgaaaagaagAGCGGAGCAAACATCTTCGATCCCCTCAAAACGCAGTAAGACAGAAACAAATGTCCCAACAAGCATTAATTTTGAATGCGATATCGGCTGGTGCAAGACATTCTTACAGGAAAAGTTATCAAAGtctgttttttcaaatttacaaaatttcgCTAAGGTGGCTCTGGATAACTGtcggaataaaaatattgatccACTGAAAATTGGAACATTTTCAGTAAAACTTGACAGATTGTTACTGCATTGTAgtattagttatttgtttccacAATTGAAGACGATTACTACTCCACGTTCTGATATTATAACTGCAGACATCAACGGTGATTTTCAAcagtttcaaaatttaattggGGTGGAACAAACCGAAAGCTTGATGAGATTTGTATTGGTGGAGAGACTTGAGAAGTACAAGAACAGTGTGACAATAGAAG GTGAATATTCTAAGGAAATTCGACGCCAGATTCACCATTTGATAggaagtagttttggaaaatttgtaGAAACAAAAACCTGGACTGGCAATGATGGAAAAAGTAGAATTGTTGTCAGAATAAAACAACGTAAGAAGAAAGAGAATACAAAGGAAAGTGATGACATTACAG CGTTCACTCTTTGGAAAAAGAACACTGAAACACACAGTGCAATGCAGCAACTTTCTATGCATCTTCAACTACGTCCCCACATGTTTAAATATGCCGGAATTAAAGATAAAAGAGCAATCACCACGCAATGTTGCACTGTATCTGGAATTGGATCGGAAAG attCCAAAAAGAGTGCGAGTCACTACCTAGTCATCTTCGAGTCAGTAATATACGACCTGTTTCTCGTGCAATATGTTTAGGAGAATTGGCCGGGAATCATTTCACTATCAGGCTAAGCAATGTTCATCGCCTGAAACAATGCGAAACAAAGACGAGTGTGAGGAAGGTTGTAGAATCTGCTTTGGAAGAAGTGAAG ACAACTGGATTTATCAATTACTTCGGGCCACAAAGATTTGGACGTAAGATTTCGTCATCTGACACACAAATTGAAAAGCGTTATTCTCCTAATGAAGAAGCCCCAATCATCGGTCTGGCAATGTTGAGAGGCGACTTC AAACGGGCAATTGATGTTTTATTGTCTCCCGTTGAAAATGTGACGTCACCACGAGTAAATGATGCGGAAGAAGCGAAAGCCTATTTCCAATCTACGGCAGATATAGCAG GAGCCTTGGAACGGATGCCTCGACACAAAATACGGGAAATTTCAATCTTACGTACCCTGCGTCGTTACGGCACCACGGACAATCACGCATACGTCAAAGCATTGATGGGACTGACGCATAGTGCAAGACTATTTTACGTACACAGTTTTTGCAGTTGGATTTGGAACAAGATAGCGGCTCTGCGTATTCAACGTTATGGAAGGAAAGTCGTGACTGGAGATCTGGCTTTAAAGAAAGACTCAGATATTCTTGGAACTAACTCAGaagcaaacaaaaaaaag GTATTTGTCGTAACCGATGAAGATATTTTACTCAGGCGTGTTGAACTAGGAGATGTCGTGCTCACCGTACCTGGTAATCGAGTTATGTATGCACCTAACATGAAGGAcgaatatatgaaatattttcagttcTACGAACCAACAGGCGATATACATAACGATTCATCCACCGAATCTCAAAAATTCCGCATCCCGGAGTTGAAATTGAACGCGCCTGGAACGTACCGGAAGCTTCTTGAGTTCCCTTTGAATTTGAGTCACAG ATTTCTGGGTTTTCACAAGTCGCCCATCACTGAAAGGTTGTCAGATACACTCAAAACACAAAGCGAAAACTTAGACACAATCGAATGCGAAGTGACTGGAGTAAGTGCGGAGGAAGTCGATGGCTTATCATCTGGTGCACCTCCTCTGGCTTGTGGGAAGGAGCACTCTAATATGAACAGAGAAAAGCTCACAATAAGTACATTGTCTAATAATACGGATTTAAAATATAACTCTGGTTCTAGTGATCTTCCGCAGTGCCAGGTCAAGGTAAACGGTGCCGCAAAGAATTTGCCGGTTTGTGACGTTGAAATTGAATTCGATTTACCCCCCTCTTGCTATGCCACCACTTTCATCAACGAGTTAACTAAAGGAAACATGAACTGTTGA